A single Hippocampus zosterae strain Florida chromosome 1, ASM2543408v3, whole genome shotgun sequence DNA region contains:
- the etfdh gene encoding electron transfer flavoprotein-ubiquinone oxidoreductase, mitochondrial has protein sequence MFPATRYSCHASRCIRALKTVQIDHTSPQLYTTLGRRSCSSPSTPRITTHYTIHPREKDPRWEGVEMERFADEADVVIVGGGPAGLSAAIRLKQLANEQEKELRVCLVEKASQMGAHTLSGACLEPSALYELFSDWKERGAPLNTPVTEDIFSILTEKHRIPVPMLPGLPMRNHGNYIIRLGNFVRWLAEQAEELGVELYPGYAASEVLFHEDGSVKGIATNDVGIAKDGSPKDVFERGMELHAKVTLFGEGCHGHLAKQLYKRFNLRENCEPQTYAIGLKEVWTIEEKKWRPGRVEHSVGWPLNRNTYGGSFLYHLNEGEPMVALGFVVGLDYSNPYLNPFREFQRWKHHPFVAPTLEGGHRIAYGARALNEGGFQSVPKLTFPGGLLIGCSPGFMNVPKIKGTHTAMKSGMLAAEAIFPRVVAAAEGGEAETAGLHIPEYAEALKASWVWKELRAVRNIRPSFHNYFGLYGGMIYTGIFYWILRGKEPWTLKHCGRDADQLKPAKDCTPIEYPKPDGKISFDLLSSVALSGTNHEGDQPAHLTLIDDSVPINKNLAIYDGPEQRFCPAGVYEYVPVETGDGMRLQINAQNCVHCKTCDIKDPSQNINWVVPEGGGGPAYNGM, from the exons GCGTGGAAATGGAAAGGTTCGCGGATGAGGCGGACGTGGTGATCGTGGGCGGCGGTCCCGCCGGTCTGTCGGCCGCCATTCGCCTCAAGCAGCTGGCTAACGAGCAGGAGAAGGAGCTGCGCGTGTGCCTGGTGGAGAAGGCGTCTCAGATGGGGGCGCACACGCTGTCGGGGGCCTGCCTGGAGCCCAGCGCACTCTATGAACTCTTCTCCGACTGGAAGGAACGGGGG GCTCCTCTCAACACACCAGTCACTGAGGATATCTTCAGCATTTTGACAGAGAAGCACAGGATCCCCGTTCCCATGTTGCCAG GTCTGCCAATGAGGAACCACGGCAACTACATAATTCGTTTGGGCAACTTTGTCCGCTGGCTGGCCGAGCAGGCTGAGGAACTTGGAGTGGAGTTATATCCTGGTTACGCCGCCTCTGAG GTTTTGTTCCACGAAGACGGAAGCGTCAAAGGAATCGCCACCAATGACGTCGGCATCGCCAAAGATGGCTCACCAAAG GACGTCTTTGAGCGGGGGATGGAGCTCCACGCCAAGGTGACGTTGTTCGGAGAGGGATGTCACGGCCATCTCGCCAAGCAGCTCTACAAACGCTTCAACCTGCGTGAGAACTGCGAGCCTCAGACATATGCCATCGGCCTCAAGGAG GTGTGGACCATTGAAGAGAAGAAGTGGCGTCCTGGCCGAGTGGAGCATTCGGTGGGATGGCCTCTCAACAGGAATACCTATGGAGGTTCCTTCCTGTATCACCTCAACGAAGGAGAGCCCATGGTGGCTCTGGGCTTTGTG GTGGGCCTGGACTACTCGAACCCTTACTTGAACCCCTTCCGGGAGTTCCAGCGGTGGAAGCATCACCCCTTCGTCGCCCCCACACTGGAGGGTGGCCACAGGATCGCGTACGGAGCCCGTGCCCTGAACGAGGGCGGCTTCCAG TCTGTCCCTAAACTGACGTTCCCGGGTGGCCTTCTGATTGGCTGCAGCCCCGGCTTCATGAACGTGCCAAAGATCAAAGGTACACACACGGCCATGAAGAGCGGCATGCTGGCAGCGGAGGCTATTTTCCCACGAGTGGTCGCGGCGGCTGAGGGTGGCGAAGCGGAGACGGCGG GTCTGCACATTCCTGAGTACGCTGAGGCCCTGAAGGCGTCCTGGGTGTGGAAGGAGCTCCGCGCCGTTCGGAACATCCGACCATCCTTCCACAACTACTTTGGTCTGTACGGCGGCATGATCTACACTGGGATCTTCTACTGGATCCTAAGGGGCAAAGAGCCATGGACGCTCAAACACTGCG GTCGCGATGCCGATCAGCTAAAGCCGGCCAAGGACTGCACACCCATCGAGTATCCCAAACCCGACGGAAAGATCAGCTTTGACCTGCTGTCTTCCGTGGCGCTCAGTGGCACCAACCATGAAGGAGACCAGCCCGCACACCTTACCCTCATAGATGACAGTGTGCCCATCAACAAGAACCTCGCCATCTACGACGGGCCCGAACAGCGCTTCTGCCCGGCGG GCGTGTACGAGTATGTTCCCGTGGAAACGGGCGACGGCATGCGGCTGCAGATCAACGCTCAGAACTGCGTACACTGCAAGACGTGCGACATCAAGGACCCTAGCCAGAACATCAACTGGGTGGTCCCGGAAGGAGGAGGTGGACCGGCCTACAATGGAATGTAA
- the ppid gene encoding peptidyl-prolyl cis-trans isomerase D gives MSHPVPTSKPSNPQNPRVFFDVDIGGTRAGRIVLELFVDITPKTAENFRALCTGEKGLGKSTGKPLHFKGCPFHRIIKKFMIQGGDFSNQNGTGGESIYGEKFEDENFHYKHDQVGLLSMANAGPNTNGSQFFITTVPTPHLDGKHVVFGQVLKGMGVVKMLEAIGTNDDAPVKPCVIADCGEHKDADSWGAAPCDSTGDAHHDFPEDSDVDFKDVDKVVAVAEDIKKIGNNLFKSQDWNAAVNKYSKALRYLEMCGEVLEDEGDESPAQKKLLPAVLSCYLNTAACNLKLQMWQEAVDSCNEALELDKGNTKALFRRAQAWLALKEYSQAVSDLKTAQGIAPEDKAISNEMKRVLLQVQQEKEREKKIYAKMFA, from the exons ATGTCTCACCCGGTGCCCACTAGCAAGCCGTCCAACCCCCAAAACCCTCGCGTTTTCTTCGACGTTGACATTGGCGGCACTAGAG CCGGCCGAATTGTTCTGGAGCTGTTCGTTGACATCACACCCAAGACGGCAGAGAACTTCCGTGCACTCTGCACGGGGGAGAAAGGCCTGGGGAAATCCACAGGGAAACCTCTGCACTTCAAAGGATGCCCTTTCCACAGAA TTATTAAGAAGTTCATGATCCAGGGTGGAGACTTCTCTAACCAGAATGGCACCGGTGGCGAGAGCATTTACGGGGAGAAGTTTGAGGATGAAAACTTTCACTACAAG CACGACCAAGTGGGCCTATTGAGCATGGCCAATGCGGGGCCCAACACCAACGGCTCGCAGTTTTTCATCACCACGGTGCCCACGCCACACCTGGATGGCAAACACGTGGTCTTTGGGCAGGTGCTCAAGGGAATGGGGGTGGTCAAAATGCTGGAGGCCATCGGCACCAATGACGACGCTCCTGTCAAG CCTTGCGTGATTGCCGACTGTGGTGAGCACAAGGACGCTGACAGCTGGGGCGCTGCCCCCTGTGACAGCACCGGCGATGCCCACCATGACTTCCCTGAAGACTCGGATGTTGACTTCAAAGAT GTGGACAAAGTTGTGGCGGTGGCCGAGGACATTAAGAAGATTGGAAACAACCTTTTTAAGAGTCAAGACTGGAATGCTGCTGTCAATAAATACAGCAAAGCTCTCAG GTATTTGGAAATGTGCGGGGAGGTTTTGGAGGACGAGGGCGACGAGTCTCCAGCGCAAAAGAAGCTGCTGCCTGCCGTGCTCAGCTGCTACCTCAACACGGCAGCCTGCAACCTAAAACTGCAGATGTGGCAGGAGGCCGTGGACAGCTGCAACGAG GCTCTGGAGCTGGACAAAGGCAACACCAAGGCTCTTTTCCGGAGGGCTCAGGCCTGGCTGGCCCTCAAGGAGTATAGCCAAGCCGTG TCTGATCTGAAGACAGCTCAGGGAATAGCTCCGGAGGACAAAG CCATCAGCAATGAGATGAAGCGTGTGCTGCTCCAAGTCCAGcaggagaaggagagagagaagaaaatcTATGCCAAAATGTTTGCCTGA
- the LOC127597713 gene encoding uncharacterized protein C4orf45, producing MQTKQKSAAGQMIIFTGPDGIGDYRPRFNQSPYTRVGTLTPESSSDLSYLWRAAPHAPPPLPKQAYVGEVGWCWQYSSMLNDSTLRSGKQIRKSVIRMEVEDRASHKFLKQSGKMPATQKHQNRV from the exons atgcaaaccaaacaaaaatcagcagcaggacaaatgattatttttacag GTCCAGATGGTATCGGCGACTACCGACCGAGGTTCAATCAGTCACCGTACACAAGAGTAGGCACCTTGACCCCTGAGTCTAGCAGCGACCTCTCTTACCTGTGGAGGGCGGCTCCGCATGCACCCCCGCCTTTACCCAAGCAGGCCTATGTGGGCGAAGTGGGCTGGTGTTGGCAGTACAGCTCCATGTTGAATGACAGCACACTACGGAGCGGCAAGCAAATCAGG AAGAGCGTCATACGAATGGAAGTGGAGGACCGAGCGAGCCACAAGTTTCTGAAGCAATC AGGGAAGATGCCTGCTACGCAGAAACACCAAAACCGAGTCTGA